Sequence from the Actinomyces slackii genome:
ACGGAGTCCCAGGCCAGCGGGCGGATGGCGTCCCCGCCGGCGACGGCGCCGGCCCAGCCCTCCATGACCGCGTAGGGCTTGGCGCCCAAGCGCAGGGCGGTGCGCACCACGCCGCGCACGGCCGCGTTCATGCCCTGGGCGTCGCCCCCAGAGGTCAGGACTCCGATCTTGAGCGGGGAGGGGGATGGGACGACGGCGGTCATGGGGCATCCTTCCGGGCGGGCATCAGTGCTCAGGTCCTATTGTGCCCCCATCCGCGCGGCCGGGGACCCTGCTTAGCGCCGGCCGACGACGTCGACGCAGCGGCCCATGCGCTGCCGGTAGGCCGCGGGCCTGCCTGCGCAGCACAGCATCATGATGCGGCCATCAGGCGACGAGCACCCAGCTGCGCGCCGACTCGCAGTCCCCATCGTCCCGCCGCGCGCGGCGCTGGAACGTTAGGCTCATACAGGGTGCGTGCCGGCCAGTGCTGGCCCGCGGCGCAGACAGTCACCAACCACGTCCCGGGAGGACGAGCGATGGATCTCTACGAGTATCAGGCCAGGGAGCTCTTCCGCTCCCACGGTGTGCCCGTCCTCAGGGGCGGGACCGCGACCACGCCTGACCAGGCCGAGGCCGAGGCCGCCAGCCTGCTGCAGGCCGGCGCCGGCCTCCTCGTGGTCAAGGCCCAGGTCAAGACCGGGGGTCGCGGCAAGGCCGGCGGCGTCAAGCTCGCCCGCAGCGCCGCCGAGGCCCGCCAGCACGCCGAGGCGATCCTGGGCATGGACATCAAGGGCCACACGGTGCGCACCGTCCTGATCTCCGAGGGCGCGGACATCGCCGAGGAGTACTACGTCTCCATCCTCCTGGACCGCGCCGAGCGCCAGTACCTGGCCATGTGCTCGCGCGAGGGCGGCGTGGACATCGAGACCCTGGCCAAGGAGCGCCCCGAGGCCCTGGCCCGCATCGGCGTCGACCCCCTGGAGGGCCTGACCCCGCAGGTCGCCCAGCGCATCGTCCAGGCCGCCGGCTTCGAGCCGGGCGCCACCGCCGACGCCGTGGCCGCGGTCATCGAGCAGCTGTGGGGCGTCTTCACCGACGAGGACGCCACCCTGGTGGAGGTCAACCCCCTGGTCCTGGCCGAGGACGGCCGCATCCTGGCCCTGGACGGCAAGGTCACCCTGGATGACAACGCCCGCTTCCGCCACCCCGAGCACGAGGCCCTGGTCGACGCCGAGGCCGACGACCCCCTGGAGGCCCGGGCCAAGGCCGCCGGCCTGAACTACGTTCGCCTGGAGGGGCAGGTCGGTGTCCTGGGCAACGGAGCCGGCCTGGTCATGTCCACCCTGGATGTGGTGGCCGGCGCGGGCCAGGCCCATGGGGGGATGCGGCCCGCCAACTTCCTGGATCTGGGGGGCGGGTCCTCGGCCGAGGTCATGGCCACCGGCCTGGAGGTCGTGGCCTCCGACCCCCAGGTGCGCACCATCCTGGTCAACGTCTTCGGCGGCATCACCTCCTGCGACACCGTCGCCCAGGGCATCGTCTCCGCCGTGGAGTCGTTGGGCGGCCTGCCCAAGCCCGTGGTGGTGCGCCTGGACGGCAACAACGCCGACCTCGCCCACCGGATTCTCGCCGAGGCCGCCATCGAGGGCGTGACCGTCGCCCAGACCATGGACGGGGCCGCCGACACCGTGACCGCCATCGCCGAGCGGATCGGCTCGGCGGAGCCGAAGGCCGAGCGTCCCACCACCGACACCCCCGCCCAGGAGGCCTGAGCCATGAGCATCTTCCTGACCGAGTCCGACCGCGTCATCGTCCAGGGCATGACCGGCTCCGAGGGCCGCAAGCACACCCGCCGCATGATCAGCGCCGGCACCCGGATCGTCGCCGGGGTCAACCCGCGCAAGGCCGGCACCACCGTGGCCTTCGAGGTCGAGCCCACGGGTCCCGGGGCGGCGGCGGTGAGCGCCGGCACCGTCGAGGTCCCGGTCCACGGCACCGTGGCGGAGGCCAGGCAGGCCACGGGCGCCGAGGTCTCGGTCGTCTTCGTGCCCCCCGCCTTCGCCAAGGGCGCCGTCATCGAGGCGGTTGACGCCGGGATGCGGCTGGTTGTCGTCATCACCGAGGGCATCCCGGTGGCCGACGCCACCGAGTTCCGCGCCTACGCCGCAGCCAAGGGCACCCGGATCATCGGCCCCAACTGCCCGGGCATCATCTCCCCGGGACGCTCCAATGTGGGCATCACCCCGCCCGACATCACCGGCCCCGGGCCCATCGGCCTGGTCTCCAAGTCGGGCACTCTGACCTACCAGCTCATGCACGAGCTCTCCGACCTGGGCTTCACCACCTGCATCGGCATCGGCGGGGACCCCGTGGTCGGCACCACCCATATCGATGCCCTCCAGGCCTTCGAGGCCGACCCCGACACCCGCCTGGTGGTCATGATCGGCGAGATCGGGGGCGACGCCGAGGAGCGCGCCGCCGCCTACATCCGCGAGCACATGACCACCCCGGTGGTCGGCTACGTCGCCGGATTCACCGCCCCCGAGGGCAAGACCATGGGGCATGCCGGCGCCATCGTCTCCGGCTCGGCGGGAACCGCCGAGGCCAAGAAGGAGGCCCTGGAGGCCGCAGGCGTCAAGGTGGGCCGCACCCCCAGCCAGACGGCCCAGATCGCCCGAGAGCTCTACGGGCTCACCACCGGCGGGGCCGCGTGATCCTGGATCGGCTGCGCCCCGCCGACTGGGCGTGGGCACTGCGAGCGGGCCTGGAGTCCGTCGGCCTGGGCTGGCTGCTGGTCGTGCTGACCACCGTGGCGGTCGCGCTGTCGTCCTCCGGCCTCGACGCCGCAGCGGCCCTGGGGGTGGGCGACGGCCTGCGCACCGGGACCGCCCTGTGGAGCCTGGGATTCGGCGGCAGGATGGGGCAGGCCTTTGGGCCGGACGGCGCCCTGGGGCTGCCCCTGCTGGGGCTGACCGCCCTGCAGGCGGTGTGGACCTGGAACTGCGTGCGCCGCGCCCGGCCCACCACGATCGCCTCGGGGGCGTGGATCGTGGCCTCCTCGGCGGCCACCGCCGTCCTGGCCTGCCTGACCGGCCCCGCCTGGGCGCAGGTGTGGCCCGCGGTGGCGGGGATCGCCGCGCTGACCGCGGCCGTGGTGGCCCTCAGGCTGCGCCGCGAGGGCGTGCGGCACCCGGTCTTGACGCGCCTGTGGCAGGCCCGACCCCACTGGGTCAGCCCGGGCCTGTCCCTGGCCCGAGGCGCCACCCGAGCCCTGGGCATCCTCACCGCCCTGGTCCTCATCGCCGCGATCATCGGGGGAGCGGGGAGGGTCTCCCATCTGCACGACTCAGTGGCCGGGGGCGGGATCATGGCCTCCCTGGGGCTGATCGCCCTGCAGGCCGGCTGGCTGCCAACGGCAGCGGTCTGGGCATGCTCCTGGCTGGTGGGGGCGGGCTTCGCCGTGGGCCACGACAGCGTCTTCGCCCCGGACCGGGTGGTGCCCGGCCCGGTTCCCGGCCTGCCGCTGCTGGGGCTCCTGCCCACTACCCCCATGGGCACGGCCGGCATCTATCTGCCGCTGGTCGTCACCGCCGGGGCGATGGTGGCCGCCTGGAGGCGCCGCCGGGTCCTCTACGCCTTGAGGGTCCGCCATGCGGTGGCCGCCGCCCTCCTGGCCTCAGCGGTCGTCGCCCTGGGGATGGGCGCGCTGTGCCTGGCGGCCTCCGGACCGGTGGGGCCGGGGCGCATGGCCACCACCGGGCCCCAGCTCGGCTACGCCGTCCTGTTCGTCTTCCTGGAGGTCGCCGCAGGGCTGGGCGCGATCGCGGTCCTGTCCCACCCCTACACGCTGTCCCTGGCCTCCGGGGCCGCCAGCGGAGCCAGGTCGCGCATGGAGGAGTCGGTGGAGACCGCCGTCGAATCCGCCCGGGAGCGCCGGGCCTCCCGCGGTGCCGCCGCAGCGCAGCCGGCACCCGGCGGTGATGAGGACGACGGCGATGACGGCTACGACGGCGATCCTCACGACAGCGGCCACGACGCCCCTGAGCGCAGCCCTGACCCCGCCCCGCGCCCGGCCCGGCCCGCGCCGCCCCGACCCGCACGCGCGTCGGGATCCCCCTCAGCGCGTGGAGGGGACCGCAGGGACGAGGAGGCGGGGGAGGCGACCGACCGCATCGAGACCGTGCCCGCCCCGCGGCGGGGCACCGCCCCGTGGAGCGACTGGCGCCGCCAGGCCGCCCGCGCCGAGGGCCCGACCAGCACCCGGGGCGCCGAGCCCGGGAAGAGCGCAGGAAGCACAGGTGATGACGATGACTGAGACCATGCGGAGCCCTGCGAGCCTGGTGGTGCTCGTCTCGGGGACAGGCTCCAACCTGGTCGCCCTCCTGCGGGCCTGCCAGGACCCCGCGTACGGCGCGCGTGTGGCGGGCGTCGTCGCCGACAAGCCCTGCCAGGGCATCGAGCATGCGCGCGCCGCCGGCGTGCCCGCCGCAGTCGTGGCCATGGAGGACTACGCCGCGCGCGCCAACTGGGATGAGGCCCTGGCCCTTGCCGTGGGGGAGCACGACCCCGACCTGGTGGTCTGCGCCGGCTTCATGCGCATCCTGGGCCCCGGGTTCCTCAACCGGTTCCCCGGCAGGATCATCAACACCCATCCCTCCCTCCTGCCGGACTTCCCCGGCGCCCACGCCGTCCGCGACGCCCTGGCGGCGGGCGCCACCCGAGCGGGGGCCACGGTGTTCTGGGTCGATGAGGGCGTGGACACCGGAGCCCACATCGCCCAGGTGGAGGTCCCCGTCCTGCCCGACGACGACGAGGCCAGCCTGACCGAGCGCATCAAGGCCGCTGAGACCCCCCAGCTCATCGAGACCATCTCGCGCCTGGTCCGCCAGGAGGACCGCGCCTGACGCCCGGGCCCGCTGGGGCGCATCATCGCCCACCACCCCCTAGACTGATCCCGGCCGCAACTGGCGAGGGTGGGCCACCACCGGGGAGCGGCAGGACAACCACGTGAGGGGACGTCGCCCGCCTGGGCGTCCCGCGACCCCGGCCTCTCCAGGAGCATCTTGTGACCAGCCACTCCTCCCAGCAGCCCACTGCGACTCCCGCCTCGACCACCGCTGCGGCCCCGGTGCCCACGGCTCATGTGCCCACCGATGGTCTGATCAACCCCGACCGCCTGCCCCTGCGCCGAGCCCTGGTCTCCGTCTATGACAAGACCGGTCTGACCGAGCTGGCCTCCGCCCTGGTGGGCGCCGGGGTGGAGATCCTGTCCACCGGCTCGACGGCCGCCACCATCGCCGCCGCGGGTCTGCCGGTCACCGCGGTGGAGGAGGTCACGGACTTCCCCGAGTGCCTCGAGGGCCGGGTCAAGACCCTCCACCCCGCCATCCACGCCGGCATCCTGGCCGACCGCCGCAAGCCCGAGCACCTGGCCCAGCTCGACTCCCTGGGCCTGGCCCCCATCGACCTGGTGGTGGTCAACCTCTACCCCTTCACCGCCACCGTCGCCTCAGGGGCCCCCTTCGACGCCTGCGTCGAGCAGATCGACATCGGCGGCCCCGCCATGCTGCGCGCCGCCGCCAAGAACCACCCGGGGGTCGCCGTCGTCACCGACCCCGCCGCCTACGGGGAGGTCGCCACCGCCCTGGAGCAGGGCGGCTTCACCCTCGATGAGCGCAGGTCCCTGGCGGCGGCGGCCTACGCCCACACCGCCGCCTACGATGCCGCCGTGGCCACATGGATGGCCCGGCAGGTCGAGGCCGACCGGGTGGACCTGGCAGCCTCTGACCCGGGTGAGTCCGCGGGCCCGGAGGCGCCACCGGCCTACGTCGGCGCCGGCTACCAGCGCCTGGCCGCCCTGCGATATGGCGAGAACCCCCACCAGGGCGCGGCCGTCTACACCGCGCCGGGCACCATCGGGGGAGTGGCCAGTGCCCGCCAGCTCAGTGGCAAGGCCATGAGCTACAACAACTACACGGACACCGATGCGGCGCTGCGGGCCGCCCACGACCATGGCGAGCAGGCCTGCGTGGCCATCATCAAGCATGCCAACCCCTGCGGCGTGGCCGTCAGCGCCAGCGGCGATGTCGCCGAGGCCCACCGCAAGGCCCACGCCTGCGATCCCGTCTCCGCCTTCGGCGGCGTCATCGCCACCAATGTGACCGTCACCGCCGCCATGGCCCGTCAGATCGCCCCCATCTTCACCGAGGTGGTCGCCGCCCCGGCCTTCGAGGAGGAGGCGGTGGAGATCCTGCGCGCCAAGAAGAACCTGCGCCTGCTCGTCGTCGAGGCGCCGGCGCGCCAGGGCTGGGAGATCAAGCCGATCTCCGGGGGCGCCGTTGTCCAGGAGCGCGACACCTACCAGGCCGGCGATGACGACCCCACCACCTGGACCCTGGCCGCCGGGCCCGCCGCCGACGAGGCGACCCTGGCCGACCTCGCCTTCGCCTGGCGCGCCGTGCGCGCGGTGAAGTCCAATGCCATCCTGCTGGCCCGCGACGGCGCGACCGTCGGCGTGGGCATGGGGCAGGTCAACCGGGTCGACTCCTGCCGCCTGGCCGTCGAGCGCGCCAACACCCTGGGGGCGCGTGCCACAGGGGACGCCGCAGCTTCGGCTTCAGAACCGGCCTCGGGCGCCGTGGGCGGGGCGGATGCCGCCGAGATCCTCCAGGAGGCCCCTCCGCAGCGCGCCGCCGGCGCCGTGGCGGCCTCCGACGCCTTCTTCCCCTTCGCCGACGGCCTCCAGGTGCTCATCGATGCGGGGGTGCGCGCCGTGGTCCAGCCGGGCGGCTCCATTCGCGATGAGGAGGTCATCGCCGCCGCCCAGGCCGCCGGGGTCACCATGTACCTCACCGGCGCCCGCCACTTCTCCCACTGAGGCCCTCTCCGTGCGGCCGGGGCGCAGTCCTGTGATCTGCGGCGGATCCTGCCTGGAGGGGCGCCGGCCAGGGCGCGGTTAGACTGCGGGGGTGAGCCAGGAGCACGAACCGACGGACCGATTGCGCCGCTATCGCACCATGGCCGTCGCCGCGGTGTTCCTGGGACTGGCCCTCGTTCCCGCCCTGGCCCTGCTCGGGCAGGGGCGCGCGGCGGTCCTGTGGCTGGCCGTGGGCATCCTGGCCCTGTCCATGGTCCGGCTCCAGCGCCCCAACGGGTCCTGGATCGCCGCCCGAGGCCGGGGCTTCGACGTCGCCTTCGGCGTGGCCCTGGCCATCATCATCTTCCTCCTGGCGCCCTACGCCAACCTGCCCGCCATGCAGTGAGCCCCGGACGACGTGTCCGCAGGCCGGGCCCGGCGCGCTGATTCCGCGGGAATATGGCAGTCTGCCCCACGTCTCATGGCGCCCTTCCCCGGCGCCCCTCACGATATGGAAGGCATCTGCAATGTCACAGGCCACCGAGCGGCGCCCCGGCGAGGCGCCTCGCATCCCCGGCGGCATCCTGCCATGGGTGATCACAGCCATCGTTCTGGCCCTGGCGCTCGGCTCGATCCGCATTGGCGACACTCACCTCATCCCCGCGCCGGTGGGCAATGTGTTCGCCACCTTCTCGGGACTGTTCAGCCAGTTCCTGTCCTTCTCGATCCCGCTGATCATCATCGGCCTGGTCACCCCGGCCATCGCCGAGCTCGGCCGTGGGGCGGGCAGGTGGCTGGCCATCACCGCCGCCATGGCCTACGGCTCGACGCTCTTCGCCGGTTTCATCACCTACCTGGTGTGCGCCCAGGTCCTTCCCCGCTTCCTGAGCCAGGGGTCCTTGCGCGATGTCGAGGAGCCCCAGAGCGCGCTGACGAACTACTTCACCACCGTGGAGATGCCCCCGGCCATGGAGGTGATGACCGCGCTGCTGCTGTCCTTCCTCCTGGGCGTCGGGCTGTCCCTGGTGCCCCGCGGCGTGCTGCGCAAGGGCGCGATCGAGTTCCGCGCCATCATCACCGGCCTCATCGAGAGGATCATCGTCCCGCTGCTGCCGCTGCACATCTTCGGCATCTTCCTCAACCTCACCTACACCGGTGAGGCCTGGGACATCATGCGCACCCTGCTGAAGGTGGTCGTGGTGGTCCTCGTCCTGGAGGTGGTCATCCTGGCGGTCCAGTACCTGGTGGCGGGCGCCATCTCCGGCAAGAACCCGATCACCGCCATGGTGACGATGCTGCCGGCCTACTTCACGGCCCTGGGCACCTCCTCCTCGGCGGCGACCATCCCGGTGACCCTGGGTCAGGTCAAGAAGAACGGCGTGTCCGACGCGGTGGCTGGACTGCTGGGTGTTTTTCGGACTGTGTGTTGTGTTGGTCAGGCTGCCTTCTTGTGGTCCAGGAGCTCGCGCTCCACCTCGTTAGGAGTGCGATATCCCAGAGAAGAATGCAGCCGGGTGTGATTGTAGACCAGCTCGATCCATGAGGCAATATCATTCATGGCCTTGCCCCGTGTGGGATACACCATCCGGTGCACCCTCTCATTCTTGAGCGTGGCATTGAAGGACTCCGCCCACGCATTGTCCCAGCACACCCCGGTCCTGCCCACCGACAAGCGAATACCATAGGCGCCCAGGTGCTCAGCGAATTTCTGACAGGTGTACTGCGACCCCCGGTCGGAGTGAAAGATCGTCGTTCCTGTCACCGGCGGGCAGTTGCGCACCGCCATATCAATAGCCTGGCAGACAAGCTCAGTGCGCATGTGATCAGCCATCGCATAGCCCACGACCTTCTTCGTGGCGCAGTCCAGGACGGTGGCCAGGTAGACGAATCCCACCCAGGTGCGGATATAGGTGATGTCCCCGACCCACTTGGTTCCTGGCGCCGTGGCGGTGAAGTCGCGCTCCACCAGGTCTGGCCACTCCTTCAGGTCGGCCGCCGGGGTGGTGGTGCGAGTCCTTCGGCGAGGCTGAGCGGCCACCAGGCCGCGCTCGCGCATGATGGAGCGCACGGTGTCATGGTGCGCCACCACGCCTCTGCGCCCCAGACGGGCGGTAATCCTGCGGTACCCGTAGGTGCCGTCCGAGGCCTCGAACTCGGCCTTGATCAGGGCCGTCAGCTCTTCCCTTCTCATTGAGGTCGCCGATTGTGGCCGGTCCCGCCAGGAGTAGTAGCCCGAACGGGAGACCTTCGACCACCGGCACATCGAGACGATCGGGTAGTTGCCTTCCTCGCGATTGATGAGCGCATACTTGTGACTCACCGCTGTTCCTTCGCGAAGAAGGCCGCCGCTTTTTTCAGGAACTCGTTCTCCTGCTGCAGCTCGCGGACCTGTTTCCTCAGGCGGGCTACCTCCTCGGCTTCGGCAACCGCTTCTCTTTCCTCAGCGCTGCCGTGCTCCTTCCTGTGCTTCGCGACCCAGTTGCCCACCGTCTGGGGCACCAACTCGTAGGAAGCGGCCACCGACGCGATCGACCGTTCCTTCTCGATCACCTCGCGCACCACTTGTTCCTTGAACTCATCAGAGTACTTTGCCCTTGACATGGCTCCATCCTATCGAATCAAAGGAGGATGAAAATCCTCCCCTGTCCGAGAAACACCACTCACCCCAGGCCTCCTTCACCGTGCCCCTGTGCGCCACCATCCACCTGGCCGGCTCGACCTCCAAGATCTTCGCCTTCGCCTTCGCCATCGCGCTGTCCCAGGGCATCGAGATCTCCGCCGCGCAGTGGGTGGGCTTCATCTTCATGCTGGGCATCACCATGGTGGCGGCCCCGGGCGTTCCCGGTGGGGCCATCATGGCCGCCACCGGACTGCTGTCCTCCATGCTCGGCTTCAACGAGGACCAGGTGGCCCTCATGATCGCCACCTACATCGCCCTGGACTCCTTCGGCACTGCCACGAATGTCACCGGCGACGGCGCCATCGCCCTCATCGTCGACCGCATGGCCGGAGGGCGCATCGGGGACGAGGCCGAGCCCGCGAATATCCGCAGGCTCGCCTTCGACGGCATGGCCTACCTGCACGGCGTCAGCATCGAGGGCGTGGTCAGCCCTGAGGACCTCGACAAGGGGAACGACCGGCCTCAGCAGGGGCGCCGGGGCGCGGCCCGCCGGCCCTCACGGTCCCGCCTTGGGCGCCAGGGCGCGCGTGCGCGCCGCCAGCATCGGGGTCACGACCAGGTCCGAGCTCACGACCAGGCCTGAGCAGCAGGGGCAGCGCAGGGCGGCAGTCTCGGCCACGAGATCCCATCCCGCGCTCATCGGCGACCGCCCGGCGCCAGCCGTGGAGCCCGGCTCCGCGACAGGCACCGGGCGGTCGTGTGCGCAAGGGCCGACACTTCCTCGTTGCCATGAAGGAAAAGCGGGCGGTCGTGCGCGCCAGGGCCTTGGGGGCAGGCTCCCTTCCCCGGCTCAGTCCCGGGCCGCCAGGGCGCGCAGAGGGCCGTCGGCCTCAAGGAGATCCGCCGGTCGCCCCGACTGGACCACCTGTCCGCCGTCCAGGACGACGACGTGATCGGCCTGGTCCAGCCACTGCACCCGGTGGGTGATCTCGATGATCGTGGCCCCCTCCAGGTAGTCGCGCACCGAGGCGCGCACCGCGGCGTCCGTCTGGGGATCCAGATGCGCGGAGAACTCGTCGAGCAGCAGCGTGGTGGGGCGCGCCAGAAGCACTCGGGCCAGGGCCAGGCGCTGGCGCTGACCGCCTGAGAGCGACTCGCCCCGCTCGCCCACCAGGGTGTCGTAGCCCTGGGGGAGGGCCTCGATCTCCTCATGGATGCCGGCCGCCCGGCAGGCCCGCTCCAGCTCGGCGTGGCTGGCCGACGGCGCAGCCAGCCGCAGGTTCTCCGCCACCGTGGCCCTGAACAGGTGGGGGTGCTGGGGGACCAGGCCGATCTCCCGATACAGGCTGTGGGAGCGCAGGTCGCCAAGATCCACCCCGTCGATGACGATGCGCCCGCTGGTGGGCGCATCGAAGCGGGCCACCAGCTGGGCCAGCGTTGTCTTGCCCGAGCCCGAGGCCCCCACCAGGCAGGTCCACTGCCCGGCCTTGGCCCGCAGGCTCACCGATTCCAGTGCGGGACGGGTGGCGCCCGGATAGGTGTAGCTGACGTCCTGCCACAGGATCTCGTGGGAGATGCCCGTCGTCAGGTCCTTGGTGCCCTCGGGTGCCTGGGTCGGCGCGGTGACGACCTGCCAGACCCTCTCGGCCGAGGCCTGGGCGGTGGCCATGGCGGAGGCCAGATCCTCGATGCCGCGCACCGTGTCGCCCAGGCGCAGCACGGCCGCGGCGGCGGCCGCCAGCACGGGCAGCTCGATGGCGCCCTCGGCCACATGACCGGCGCCCAGGGCCACCACGGCGATGGGGGCGGCCAGGCAGACCAGATGATTGGTGCCGCGACGCACCGCCGCCCAGGTGACGGCCGGGCGCACGGCTCCGCCCAGGGCCGCGTCGATGCGGCCCATCTCCTCGACCCGCTCCTGGCTCCGCCCGAAGCCCACCACCTCGCTCATGCCCTGGACGGTGTCGGTGACGTGCTGGCTCAGGCGCGCGCGCTGGCGGGCTGCGGCCCGCGAGGCGGCCAGTCCGGCGGCCCGTCCCAGCAGGGGCACGATGATCAGCCCGGTGGCCAGCACGGCCGCCGCGGCGCCGGCCACCGCCCAGGACACGGTGGTGCCGATGGCGGACAGGACCACGGTGGGAAGCACGACCGCGCAGGCGAGTGGGGCGATGGTGTGGGCGAAGAAGACCTCGATGCGGTCGACATCCTTGGTGGAGCGGGTCAGCAGGTCCCCCGAGCGCATGGTCAGGGACACCTGGGGGGAGCGGGGGATCAGCGCGGTGAAGATCTGCTCGCGCAGCAGCTCCAGAGCCTTGAAGGCCACCATGTGCCCCAGGAACTGCTCCCCATAGCGCAGGGCCGCCTTGATGACGGCCAGGGCCGCCATCGTTGCCAGCACCGGCCAGATGGCTCCCGGGGCGCGCCCCTGGGCCAGGGCCAGGGCAGTGCTGGCCACGGCGTGCGCGCCCAGGGCCAGCATGGCGATCCCCGCCAGCTGCTCGACGACGCGGCAGGCGGTCGAGCCCGCCAGGGCGGTGAGAGCCGGACGCGTCACCCCCAGCAGCCAGCGCCACAGCTCTCCTCGGCTGGGATGACGATCCTGGGGGAGACTGTCCAGAGGCTCCATGTTGTCCAGGGGATCCATGTGCTCGGTGCGTCCAGTGCGATCCTCGATGCGGGCATCGGTGCTCATGAGGCCTCCTCGGTGACTCGGCCCTGGGACACGCGCACCGTGCGGTCCGCTCGGGACAGGGCGCCGGCGCGGTGGGAGACCGTGACGATGGTGCGGGTTCCCGACAGGCGCTCCACGGCCTCGACGATGGCCGCCTCGCTGGCGAGGTCCACCTGGCTGGTGGGCTCATCGAGCAGCAGCAGGGGGCGGTCCGCCAGGACCGCGCGCGCCAGGGACAGGCGCTGGGCCTGCCCGCCGGACAGGCCCATGCCCGCCTCGCCCACGGGCGTGTCCAGGCCCTGGGGCATGAGGGCCACCTCCCGGTCGAGATTGGCGGACTCCAGGGCCTGCCACATCTGGTCATGCGTCGCCCCGGGGCGGGCCAGGAGCAGGTTGTCAGCGATGGTCCCGGTGAACAGCCACGTGGACTGCGACACCAGGGCACTGGCGGCGCGCACTGTGTCCTGGGTCGCCGCGGTCAGCTCGGTGCCGGCCACCCGTACGGCGCCGGAGGCGGGAAGCAGATCGCCGGACAGCAGGGCCACAAGCGTGGACTTGCCCGAGCCCGAGGGCCCGATGACAGCCACATGCTCCCCGTGCTCCACGCGCAGGTCGACCTCCTGGACCACGGCGGGGCCCTCGGGCTCCCAGGTGGCCTCCACCGATTCCAGGAGCACCTCGGCCCGGGGGCAGGTGGGCGGCGCCGCATCGGGCGCATCCGGCTCATCAGGCATGCCCGACTCGCTCATGGACTCGGCGGAGTCCTCCTCGGGCGCCGGGCCCGACTCCGTCATCTCCTGGCCGGTGGGCGCCGTGCCCGCGAGCGGGCGGGAGAGCAGCCTGCGCAGGGCGCGCTGATTCGCCATGCCCCCCATGCCCACGTAGAAGAAGGCCCCCACATGGTGCAAGGGCTCCAGCAGCGCGTAGGAGACCAGGACGATCGCCAGGGCATCTCCCGGGCCGATCGCACCGGTGCCCAGCCGGTGCAGGGCCAGGCCCGCTGCCATGGTGATGACGAGCAGGGAGAACAGGCCGTCGGTGATGAGGATGACGAGCTGATTGCCGGCCAGCAGGCTCATCACCGCGCGGCGGTTGTCCTGACCCGCCTCGCTCAGTCGCTCCCGGGTCAGT
This genomic interval carries:
- a CDS encoding IS3 family transposase, with product MSHKYALINREEGNYPIVSMCRWSKVSRSGYYSWRDRPQSATSMRREELTALIKAEFEASDGTYGYRRITARLGRRGVVAHHDTVRSIMRERGLVAAQPRRRTRTTTPAADLKEWPDLVERDFTATAPGTKWVGDITYIRTWVGFVYLATVLDCATKKVVGYAMADHMRTELVCQAIDMAVRNCPPVTGTTIFHSDRGSQYTCQKFAEHLGAYGIRLSVGRTGVCWDNAWAESFNATLKNERVHRMVYPTRGKAMNDIASWIELVYNHTRLHSSLGYRTPNEVERELLDHKKAA
- a CDS encoding transposase, with protein sequence MSRAKYSDEFKEQVVREVIEKERSIASVAASYELVPQTVGNWVAKHRKEHGSAEEREAVAEAEEVARLRKQVRELQQENEFLKKAAAFFAKEQR
- the cydC gene encoding thiol reductant ABC exporter subunit CydC; this translates as MSTDARIEDRTGRTEHMDPLDNMEPLDSLPQDRHPSRGELWRWLLGVTRPALTALAGSTACRVVEQLAGIAMLALGAHAVASTALALAQGRAPGAIWPVLATMAALAVIKAALRYGEQFLGHMVAFKALELLREQIFTALIPRSPQVSLTMRSGDLLTRSTKDVDRIEVFFAHTIAPLACAVVLPTVVLSAIGTTVSWAVAGAAAAVLATGLIIVPLLGRAAGLAASRAAARQRARLSQHVTDTVQGMSEVVGFGRSQERVEEMGRIDAALGGAVRPAVTWAAVRRGTNHLVCLAAPIAVVALGAGHVAEGAIELPVLAAAAAAVLRLGDTVRGIEDLASAMATAQASAERVWQVVTAPTQAPEGTKDLTTGISHEILWQDVSYTYPGATRPALESVSLRAKAGQWTCLVGASGSGKTTLAQLVARFDAPTSGRIVIDGVDLGDLRSHSLYREIGLVPQHPHLFRATVAENLRLAAPSASHAELERACRAAGIHEEIEALPQGYDTLVGERGESLSGGQRQRLALARVLLARPTTLLLDEFSAHLDPQTDAAVRASVRDYLEGATIIEITHRVQWLDQADHVVVLDGGQVVQSGRPADLLEADGPLRALAARD
- a CDS encoding ATP-binding cassette domain-containing protein gives rise to the protein MSSLRWASRPLRSLAPALARRPRVASARGRRANAAAFTLTLLGALATCWALISTGRALGALVAQGSPTPFLLQALAAAGAAGACQAACQMIARSSASAEEAHLRRLGLTHLLALGPARATDLRTGATVSLLADGVERIALYRQTFLAPTAAAAAAPLAGLALLALAADHVTAAVLAGAVIAVPAVIAVAHMAMRSPSSESRRARSRLAAEYLDAIQGLTTLTLARAARLTRERLSEAGQDNRRAVMSLLAGNQLVILITDGLFSLLVITMAAGLALHRLGTGAIGPGDALAIVLVSYALLEPLHHVGAFFYVGMGGMANQRALRRLLSRPLAGTAPTGQEMTESGPAPEEDSAESMSESGMPDEPDAPDAAPPTCPRAEVLLESVEATWEPEGPAVVQEVDLRVEHGEHVAVIGPSGSGKSTLVALLSGDLLPASGAVRVAGTELTAATQDTVRAASALVSQSTWLFTGTIADNLLLARPGATHDQMWQALESANLDREVALMPQGLDTPVGEAGMGLSGGQAQRLSLARAVLADRPLLLLDEPTSQVDLASEAAIVEAVERLSGTRTIVTVSHRAGALSRADRTVRVSQGRVTEEAS